Proteins encoded together in one Salvelinus fontinalis isolate EN_2023a chromosome 6, ASM2944872v1, whole genome shotgun sequence window:
- the LOC129857391 gene encoding protein argonaute-1 isoform X4 has translation MEPGPSGAVPMGPFPPPLQQVFQAPRRPGMGTVGKPIKLLANYFEVEIPKMDVFHYEVDIKPDKCPRRVNREVVEYMVQHFKPQLFGDRKPVYDGKKNIYTVLALPIGSEKVDFEVTIPGEGKDRIFKVSIRFLATVSWRLLQETLVSGRLQVPLDSVQALDVAMRHLASMRYTPVGRSFFSPPEGYYHPLGGGREVWFGFHQSVRPAMWKMMLNIDVSATAFYKAQPVIEFMCEVLDIRNIDEQPKTLTDSQRVRFTKEIKGGPLNSDRWALPGLKVEVTHCGQMKRKYRVCNVTRRPASHQTFPLQLESGQTVECTVAQYFKQKYNLQLKYPHLPCLQVGQEQKHTYLPLEVCNIVAGQRCIKKLTDNQTSTMIKATARSAPDRQEEISRLMKNANFNLDPYIQEFGIKVKDEMAEVTGRVLPAPILQYGGRNRAIATPNQGVWDMRGKQFYNGIEIKVWAIACFAPQKQCREEVLKNFTDQLRKISKDAGMPIQGQPCFCKYAQGADSVEPMFRHLKNTYSGLQLIIVILPGKTPVYAEVKRVGDTLLGMATQCVQVKNVVKTSPQTLSNLCLKINVKLGGINNILVPHQRSAVFQEPVIFLGADVTHPPAGDGKKPSITAVVGSMDAHPSRYCATVRVQRPRQEIIEDLSYMVRELLIQFYKSTRFKPTRIIFYRDGVPEGQLPQILHYELLAIRDACIKLEKDYQPGITYIVVQKRHHTRLFCADKSERIGKSGNIPAGTTVDTSITHPFEFDFYLCSHAGIQGTSRPSHYYVLWDDNRFTADELQILTYQLCHTYVRCTRSVSIPAPAYYARLVAFRARYHLVDKEHDSSGEGSHVSGQSNGRDPQALAKAVQIHHDTLRTMYFA, from the exons ATGGAGCCGGGACCGTCTGGCGCtg TGCCCATGGGGCCCTTCCCCCCACCTCTGCAGCAGGTGTTCCAGGCACCTCGCCGGCCTGGCATGGGCACTGTGGGCAAGCCCATCAAGCTGCTGGCCAACTACTTTGAGGTGGAGATCCCCAAGATGGACGTGTTCCACTACGAGGTGGACATCAAGCCTGACAAGTGCCCACGGCGGGTCAACAG GGAAGTGGTGGAATACATGGTGCAGCACTTCAAGCCCCAGCTCTTTGGcgacaggaagccagtgtacGACGGCAAGAAGAATATCTATACGGTGCTAGCGCTTCCTATCGGAAGTGAGAAG GTGGACTTTGAGGTAACTATCCCTGGGGAGGGGAAGGATCGTATCTTCAAGGTGTCTATCCGCTTTCTGGCCACGGTGTCATGGCGTCTGCTCCAGGAGACGCTGGTCAGCGGGCGCCTGCAGGTACCCCTGGACTCTGTCCAAGCCCTGGATGTGGCCATGCGCCACCTGGCCTCCATGAG GTACACTCCGGTAGGACGATCATTCTTCTCCCCACCTGAAGGATACTACCATCCCCTGGGTGGGGGGAGGGAAGTGTGGTTTGGTTTCCACCAGTCTGTACGCCCCGCCATGTGGAAGATGATGCTCAATATTGATG tgTCGGCCACGGCCTTCTACAAAGCCCAGCCGGTGATCGAGTTCATGTGCGAAGTCCTGGACATCCGCAACATAGACGAGCAGCCCAAGACCCTGACCGACTCGCAGAGGGTCCGCTTCACCAAGGAGATCAAAGGTGGGCCGTTGAACAGTGA TCGGTGGGCGTTACCAGGTCTGAAGGTGGAGGTGACCCACTGCGGTCAGATGAAGAGGAAGTACCGCGTCTGCAACGTCACGCGACGCCCCGCCAGCCACCAGAC GTTTCCCCTGCAGCTTGAGAGCGGACAGACAGTAGAATGTACGGTGGCCCAGTACTTCAAGCAGAAGTACAATCTGCAGCTCAAATATCCCCACCTGCCCTGCCTCCAGGTTGGTCAGGAGCAGAAGCACACCTACCTGCCCCTGGAG GTGTGTAACATAGTAGCAGGGCAGCGCTGCATCAAGAAACTGACAGATAATCAGACGTCCACTATGATCAAAGCCACGGCTCGCTCTGCAcctgacagacaggaggagatCAGCCGGCTG ATGAAAAATGCCAACTTTAACCTGGACCCGTACATCCAGGAGTTTGGGATCAAGGTGAAGGATGAGATGGCGGAGGTGACGGGAAGGGTGCTGCCTGCCCCCATCCTACAGTATGGAGGACGG AACCGGGCCATCGCCACGCCCAACCAGGGGGTGTGGGACATGAGGGGCAAGCAGTTCTACAACGGCATTGAGATCAAGGTGTGGGCCATCGCCTGCTTCGCCCCCCAGAAACAGTGTCGGGAGGAGGTGCTCAA GAACTTCACAGACCAGCTGCGTAAGATCTCCAAGGATGCTGGGATGCCCATCCAGGGCCAGCCGTGTTTCTGTAAATACGCCCAGGGAGCTGACAGTGTGGAGCCCATGTTCAGGCACCTGAAGAACACCTACTCTGGACTGCAGCTCATCATCGTCATCCTGCCCGGAAAGACTCCCGTCTACG CGGAGGTGAAGAGAGTGGGAGATACTCTCCTAGGAATGGCCACTCAGTGTGTCCAGGTGAAGAACGTGGTGAAGACGTCCCCCCAGACCCTCTCTAACCTCTGCCTCAAGATCAATGTCAAGCTGGGGGGAATCAACAATATCCTGGTGCCCCACCAACG GTCAGCAGTGTTCCAGGAGCCTGTCATCTTCCTGGGGGCCGATGTAACACACCCCCCTGCTGGAGATGGGAAGAAGCCCTCCATTACCGCT GTGGTAGGCAGTATGGACGCCCACCCCAGCAGGTACTGTGCCACAGTCCGTGTCCAGAGGCCCAGGCAGGAGATTATCGAAGACCTTTCTTACATGGTGCGAGAACTGCTGATCCAGTTCTACAAGTCGACCCGCTTCAAGCCCACCAGGATCATCTTCTACAGGGACGGAGTGCCTGAGGGGCAGCTACCACAG ATACTCCACTACGAGCTTCTGGCCATCAGGGATGCGTGCATCAAGCTGGAGAAGGACTACCAGCCTGGTATCACCTACATCGTGGTCCAGAAGCGCCACCACACACGCCTCTTCTGTGCCGACAAGTCTGAGAGA ATCGGGAAGAGTGGTAACATTCCTGCAGGGACCACAGTGGACACCAGCATCACTCACCCGTTTGAGTTTGACTTCTACCTTTGCAGTCACGCGGGTATACAG GGGACTAGTCGGCCCTCACATTACTATGTCCTGTGGGACGACAATCGTTTCACCGCCGACGAGCTGCAAATCCTCACTTACCAGCTGTGCCATACCTACGTGCGCTGTACCCGCTCTGTCTCCATCCCCGCGCCAGCCTACTACGCCCGCCTCGTGGCCTTCCGTGCCCGCTACCATCTGGTGGACAAGGAGCACGACA GTAGTGGGGAGGGCAGCCATGTCTCTGGGCAGAGTAACGGTCGGGACCCCCAGGCTCTGGCCAAAGCGGTGCAGATTCACCACGACACGCTGAGGACCATGTACTTCGCCTGA
- the LOC129857391 gene encoding protein argonaute-1 isoform X7, with product MEPGPSGAVPMGPFPPPLQQVFQAPRRPGMGTVGKPIKLLANYFEVEIPKMDVFHYEVDIKPDKCPRRVNREVVEYMVQHFKPQLFGDRKPVYDGKKNIYTVLALPIGSEKVDFEVTIPGEGKDRIFKVSIRFLATVSWRLLQETLVSGRLQVPLDSVQALDVAMRHLASMRYTPVGRSFFSPPEGYYHPLGGGREVWFGFHQSVRPAMWKMMLNIDVSATAFYKAQPVIEFMCEVLDIRNIDEQPKTLTDSQRVRFTKEIKGLKVEVTHCGQMKRKYRVCNVTRRPASHQTFPLQLESGQTVECTVAQYFKQKYNLQLKYPHLPCLQVGQEQKHTYLPLEVCNIVAGQRCIKKLTDNQTSTMIKATARSAPDRQEEISRLMKNANFNLDPYIQEFGIKVKDEMAEVTGRVLPAPILQYGGRLLSPTCSTSQNRAIATPNQGVWDMRGKQFYNGIEIKVWAIACFAPQKQCREEVLKNFTDQLRKISKDAGMPIQGQPCFCKYAQGADSVEPMFRHLKNTYSGLQLIIVILPGKTPVYAEVKRVGDTLLGMATQCVQVKNVVKTSPQTLSNLCLKINVKLGGINNILVPHQRSAVFQEPVIFLGADVTHPPAGDGKKPSITAVVGSMDAHPSRYCATVRVQRPRQEIIEDLSYMVRELLIQFYKSTRFKPTRIIFYRDGVPEGQLPQILHYELLAIRDACIKLEKDYQPGITYIVVQKRHHTRLFCADKSERIGKSGNIPAGTTVDTSITHPFEFDFYLCSHAGIQGTSRPSHYYVLWDDNRFTADELQILTYQLCHTYVRCTRSVSIPAPAYYARLVAFRARYHLVDKEHDSGEGSHVSGQSNGRDPQALAKAVQIHHDTLRTMYFA from the exons ATGGAGCCGGGACCGTCTGGCGCtg TGCCCATGGGGCCCTTCCCCCCACCTCTGCAGCAGGTGTTCCAGGCACCTCGCCGGCCTGGCATGGGCACTGTGGGCAAGCCCATCAAGCTGCTGGCCAACTACTTTGAGGTGGAGATCCCCAAGATGGACGTGTTCCACTACGAGGTGGACATCAAGCCTGACAAGTGCCCACGGCGGGTCAACAG GGAAGTGGTGGAATACATGGTGCAGCACTTCAAGCCCCAGCTCTTTGGcgacaggaagccagtgtacGACGGCAAGAAGAATATCTATACGGTGCTAGCGCTTCCTATCGGAAGTGAGAAG GTGGACTTTGAGGTAACTATCCCTGGGGAGGGGAAGGATCGTATCTTCAAGGTGTCTATCCGCTTTCTGGCCACGGTGTCATGGCGTCTGCTCCAGGAGACGCTGGTCAGCGGGCGCCTGCAGGTACCCCTGGACTCTGTCCAAGCCCTGGATGTGGCCATGCGCCACCTGGCCTCCATGAG GTACACTCCGGTAGGACGATCATTCTTCTCCCCACCTGAAGGATACTACCATCCCCTGGGTGGGGGGAGGGAAGTGTGGTTTGGTTTCCACCAGTCTGTACGCCCCGCCATGTGGAAGATGATGCTCAATATTGATG tgTCGGCCACGGCCTTCTACAAAGCCCAGCCGGTGATCGAGTTCATGTGCGAAGTCCTGGACATCCGCAACATAGACGAGCAGCCCAAGACCCTGACCGACTCGCAGAGGGTCCGCTTCACCAAGGAGATCAAAG GTCTGAAGGTGGAGGTGACCCACTGCGGTCAGATGAAGAGGAAGTACCGCGTCTGCAACGTCACGCGACGCCCCGCCAGCCACCAGAC GTTTCCCCTGCAGCTTGAGAGCGGACAGACAGTAGAATGTACGGTGGCCCAGTACTTCAAGCAGAAGTACAATCTGCAGCTCAAATATCCCCACCTGCCCTGCCTCCAGGTTGGTCAGGAGCAGAAGCACACCTACCTGCCCCTGGAG GTGTGTAACATAGTAGCAGGGCAGCGCTGCATCAAGAAACTGACAGATAATCAGACGTCCACTATGATCAAAGCCACGGCTCGCTCTGCAcctgacagacaggaggagatCAGCCGGCTG ATGAAAAATGCCAACTTTAACCTGGACCCGTACATCCAGGAGTTTGGGATCAAGGTGAAGGATGAGATGGCGGAGGTGACGGGAAGGGTGCTGCCTGCCCCCATCCTACAGTATGGAGGACGG CTTTTGTCTCCCACCTGTTCCACCTCACAGAACCGGGCCATCGCCACGCCCAACCAGGGGGTGTGGGACATGAGGGGCAAGCAGTTCTACAACGGCATTGAGATCAAGGTGTGGGCCATCGCCTGCTTCGCCCCCCAGAAACAGTGTCGGGAGGAGGTGCTCAA GAACTTCACAGACCAGCTGCGTAAGATCTCCAAGGATGCTGGGATGCCCATCCAGGGCCAGCCGTGTTTCTGTAAATACGCCCAGGGAGCTGACAGTGTGGAGCCCATGTTCAGGCACCTGAAGAACACCTACTCTGGACTGCAGCTCATCATCGTCATCCTGCCCGGAAAGACTCCCGTCTACG CGGAGGTGAAGAGAGTGGGAGATACTCTCCTAGGAATGGCCACTCAGTGTGTCCAGGTGAAGAACGTGGTGAAGACGTCCCCCCAGACCCTCTCTAACCTCTGCCTCAAGATCAATGTCAAGCTGGGGGGAATCAACAATATCCTGGTGCCCCACCAACG GTCAGCAGTGTTCCAGGAGCCTGTCATCTTCCTGGGGGCCGATGTAACACACCCCCCTGCTGGAGATGGGAAGAAGCCCTCCATTACCGCT GTGGTAGGCAGTATGGACGCCCACCCCAGCAGGTACTGTGCCACAGTCCGTGTCCAGAGGCCCAGGCAGGAGATTATCGAAGACCTTTCTTACATGGTGCGAGAACTGCTGATCCAGTTCTACAAGTCGACCCGCTTCAAGCCCACCAGGATCATCTTCTACAGGGACGGAGTGCCTGAGGGGCAGCTACCACAG ATACTCCACTACGAGCTTCTGGCCATCAGGGATGCGTGCATCAAGCTGGAGAAGGACTACCAGCCTGGTATCACCTACATCGTGGTCCAGAAGCGCCACCACACACGCCTCTTCTGTGCCGACAAGTCTGAGAGA ATCGGGAAGAGTGGTAACATTCCTGCAGGGACCACAGTGGACACCAGCATCACTCACCCGTTTGAGTTTGACTTCTACCTTTGCAGTCACGCGGGTATACAG GGGACTAGTCGGCCCTCACATTACTATGTCCTGTGGGACGACAATCGTTTCACCGCCGACGAGCTGCAAATCCTCACTTACCAGCTGTGCCATACCTACGTGCGCTGTACCCGCTCTGTCTCCATCCCCGCGCCAGCCTACTACGCCCGCCTCGTGGCCTTCCGTGCCCGCTACCATCTGGTGGACAAGGAGCACGACAG TGGGGAGGGCAGCCATGTCTCTGGGCAGAGTAACGGTCGGGACCCCCAGGCTCTGGCCAAAGCGGTGCAGATTCACCACGACACGCTGAGGACCATGTACTTCGCCTGA
- the LOC129857391 gene encoding protein argonaute-1 isoform X6 — protein sequence MEPGPSGAVPMGPFPPPLQQVFQAPRRPGMGTVGKPIKLLANYFEVEIPKMDVFHYEVDIKPDKCPRRVNREVVEYMVQHFKPQLFGDRKPVYDGKKNIYTVLALPIGSEKVDFEVTIPGEGKDRIFKVSIRFLATVSWRLLQETLVSGRLQVPLDSVQALDVAMRHLASMRYTPVGRSFFSPPEGYYHPLGGGREVWFGFHQSVRPAMWKMMLNIDVSATAFYKAQPVIEFMCEVLDIRNIDEQPKTLTDSQRVRFTKEIKGLKVEVTHCGQMKRKYRVCNVTRRPASHQTFPLQLESGQTVECTVAQYFKQKYNLQLKYPHLPCLQVGQEQKHTYLPLEVCNIVAGQRCIKKLTDNQTSTMIKATARSAPDRQEEISRLMKNANFNLDPYIQEFGIKVKDEMAEVTGRVLPAPILQYGGRLLSPTCSTSQNRAIATPNQGVWDMRGKQFYNGIEIKVWAIACFAPQKQCREEVLKNFTDQLRKISKDAGMPIQGQPCFCKYAQGADSVEPMFRHLKNTYSGLQLIIVILPGKTPVYAEVKRVGDTLLGMATQCVQVKNVVKTSPQTLSNLCLKINVKLGGINNILVPHQRSAVFQEPVIFLGADVTHPPAGDGKKPSITAVVGSMDAHPSRYCATVRVQRPRQEIIEDLSYMVRELLIQFYKSTRFKPTRIIFYRDGVPEGQLPQILHYELLAIRDACIKLEKDYQPGITYIVVQKRHHTRLFCADKSERIGKSGNIPAGTTVDTSITHPFEFDFYLCSHAGIQGTSRPSHYYVLWDDNRFTADELQILTYQLCHTYVRCTRSVSIPAPAYYARLVAFRARYHLVDKEHDSSGEGSHVSGQSNGRDPQALAKAVQIHHDTLRTMYFA from the exons ATGGAGCCGGGACCGTCTGGCGCtg TGCCCATGGGGCCCTTCCCCCCACCTCTGCAGCAGGTGTTCCAGGCACCTCGCCGGCCTGGCATGGGCACTGTGGGCAAGCCCATCAAGCTGCTGGCCAACTACTTTGAGGTGGAGATCCCCAAGATGGACGTGTTCCACTACGAGGTGGACATCAAGCCTGACAAGTGCCCACGGCGGGTCAACAG GGAAGTGGTGGAATACATGGTGCAGCACTTCAAGCCCCAGCTCTTTGGcgacaggaagccagtgtacGACGGCAAGAAGAATATCTATACGGTGCTAGCGCTTCCTATCGGAAGTGAGAAG GTGGACTTTGAGGTAACTATCCCTGGGGAGGGGAAGGATCGTATCTTCAAGGTGTCTATCCGCTTTCTGGCCACGGTGTCATGGCGTCTGCTCCAGGAGACGCTGGTCAGCGGGCGCCTGCAGGTACCCCTGGACTCTGTCCAAGCCCTGGATGTGGCCATGCGCCACCTGGCCTCCATGAG GTACACTCCGGTAGGACGATCATTCTTCTCCCCACCTGAAGGATACTACCATCCCCTGGGTGGGGGGAGGGAAGTGTGGTTTGGTTTCCACCAGTCTGTACGCCCCGCCATGTGGAAGATGATGCTCAATATTGATG tgTCGGCCACGGCCTTCTACAAAGCCCAGCCGGTGATCGAGTTCATGTGCGAAGTCCTGGACATCCGCAACATAGACGAGCAGCCCAAGACCCTGACCGACTCGCAGAGGGTCCGCTTCACCAAGGAGATCAAAG GTCTGAAGGTGGAGGTGACCCACTGCGGTCAGATGAAGAGGAAGTACCGCGTCTGCAACGTCACGCGACGCCCCGCCAGCCACCAGAC GTTTCCCCTGCAGCTTGAGAGCGGACAGACAGTAGAATGTACGGTGGCCCAGTACTTCAAGCAGAAGTACAATCTGCAGCTCAAATATCCCCACCTGCCCTGCCTCCAGGTTGGTCAGGAGCAGAAGCACACCTACCTGCCCCTGGAG GTGTGTAACATAGTAGCAGGGCAGCGCTGCATCAAGAAACTGACAGATAATCAGACGTCCACTATGATCAAAGCCACGGCTCGCTCTGCAcctgacagacaggaggagatCAGCCGGCTG ATGAAAAATGCCAACTTTAACCTGGACCCGTACATCCAGGAGTTTGGGATCAAGGTGAAGGATGAGATGGCGGAGGTGACGGGAAGGGTGCTGCCTGCCCCCATCCTACAGTATGGAGGACGG CTTTTGTCTCCCACCTGTTCCACCTCACAGAACCGGGCCATCGCCACGCCCAACCAGGGGGTGTGGGACATGAGGGGCAAGCAGTTCTACAACGGCATTGAGATCAAGGTGTGGGCCATCGCCTGCTTCGCCCCCCAGAAACAGTGTCGGGAGGAGGTGCTCAA GAACTTCACAGACCAGCTGCGTAAGATCTCCAAGGATGCTGGGATGCCCATCCAGGGCCAGCCGTGTTTCTGTAAATACGCCCAGGGAGCTGACAGTGTGGAGCCCATGTTCAGGCACCTGAAGAACACCTACTCTGGACTGCAGCTCATCATCGTCATCCTGCCCGGAAAGACTCCCGTCTACG CGGAGGTGAAGAGAGTGGGAGATACTCTCCTAGGAATGGCCACTCAGTGTGTCCAGGTGAAGAACGTGGTGAAGACGTCCCCCCAGACCCTCTCTAACCTCTGCCTCAAGATCAATGTCAAGCTGGGGGGAATCAACAATATCCTGGTGCCCCACCAACG GTCAGCAGTGTTCCAGGAGCCTGTCATCTTCCTGGGGGCCGATGTAACACACCCCCCTGCTGGAGATGGGAAGAAGCCCTCCATTACCGCT GTGGTAGGCAGTATGGACGCCCACCCCAGCAGGTACTGTGCCACAGTCCGTGTCCAGAGGCCCAGGCAGGAGATTATCGAAGACCTTTCTTACATGGTGCGAGAACTGCTGATCCAGTTCTACAAGTCGACCCGCTTCAAGCCCACCAGGATCATCTTCTACAGGGACGGAGTGCCTGAGGGGCAGCTACCACAG ATACTCCACTACGAGCTTCTGGCCATCAGGGATGCGTGCATCAAGCTGGAGAAGGACTACCAGCCTGGTATCACCTACATCGTGGTCCAGAAGCGCCACCACACACGCCTCTTCTGTGCCGACAAGTCTGAGAGA ATCGGGAAGAGTGGTAACATTCCTGCAGGGACCACAGTGGACACCAGCATCACTCACCCGTTTGAGTTTGACTTCTACCTTTGCAGTCACGCGGGTATACAG GGGACTAGTCGGCCCTCACATTACTATGTCCTGTGGGACGACAATCGTTTCACCGCCGACGAGCTGCAAATCCTCACTTACCAGCTGTGCCATACCTACGTGCGCTGTACCCGCTCTGTCTCCATCCCCGCGCCAGCCTACTACGCCCGCCTCGTGGCCTTCCGTGCCCGCTACCATCTGGTGGACAAGGAGCACGACA GTAGTGGGGAGGGCAGCCATGTCTCTGGGCAGAGTAACGGTCGGGACCCCCAGGCTCTGGCCAAAGCGGTGCAGATTCACCACGACACGCTGAGGACCATGTACTTCGCCTGA
- the LOC129857391 gene encoding protein argonaute-1 isoform X9, with the protein MEPGPSGAVPMGPFPPPLQQVFQAPRRPGMGTVGKPIKLLANYFEVEIPKMDVFHYEVDIKPDKCPRRVNREVVEYMVQHFKPQLFGDRKPVYDGKKNIYTVLALPIGSEKVDFEVTIPGEGKDRIFKVSIRFLATVSWRLLQETLVSGRLQVPLDSVQALDVAMRHLASMRYTPVGRSFFSPPEGYYHPLGGGREVWFGFHQSVRPAMWKMMLNIDVSATAFYKAQPVIEFMCEVLDIRNIDEQPKTLTDSQRVRFTKEIKGLKVEVTHCGQMKRKYRVCNVTRRPASHQTFPLQLESGQTVECTVAQYFKQKYNLQLKYPHLPCLQVGQEQKHTYLPLEVCNIVAGQRCIKKLTDNQTSTMIKATARSAPDRQEEISRLMKNANFNLDPYIQEFGIKVKDEMAEVTGRVLPAPILQYGGRNRAIATPNQGVWDMRGKQFYNGIEIKVWAIACFAPQKQCREEVLKNFTDQLRKISKDAGMPIQGQPCFCKYAQGADSVEPMFRHLKNTYSGLQLIIVILPGKTPVYAEVKRVGDTLLGMATQCVQVKNVVKTSPQTLSNLCLKINVKLGGINNILVPHQRSAVFQEPVIFLGADVTHPPAGDGKKPSITAVVGSMDAHPSRYCATVRVQRPRQEIIEDLSYMVRELLIQFYKSTRFKPTRIIFYRDGVPEGQLPQILHYELLAIRDACIKLEKDYQPGITYIVVQKRHHTRLFCADKSERIGKSGNIPAGTTVDTSITHPFEFDFYLCSHAGIQGTSRPSHYYVLWDDNRFTADELQILTYQLCHTYVRCTRSVSIPAPAYYARLVAFRARYHLVDKEHDSGEGSHVSGQSNGRDPQALAKAVQIHHDTLRTMYFA; encoded by the exons ATGGAGCCGGGACCGTCTGGCGCtg TGCCCATGGGGCCCTTCCCCCCACCTCTGCAGCAGGTGTTCCAGGCACCTCGCCGGCCTGGCATGGGCACTGTGGGCAAGCCCATCAAGCTGCTGGCCAACTACTTTGAGGTGGAGATCCCCAAGATGGACGTGTTCCACTACGAGGTGGACATCAAGCCTGACAAGTGCCCACGGCGGGTCAACAG GGAAGTGGTGGAATACATGGTGCAGCACTTCAAGCCCCAGCTCTTTGGcgacaggaagccagtgtacGACGGCAAGAAGAATATCTATACGGTGCTAGCGCTTCCTATCGGAAGTGAGAAG GTGGACTTTGAGGTAACTATCCCTGGGGAGGGGAAGGATCGTATCTTCAAGGTGTCTATCCGCTTTCTGGCCACGGTGTCATGGCGTCTGCTCCAGGAGACGCTGGTCAGCGGGCGCCTGCAGGTACCCCTGGACTCTGTCCAAGCCCTGGATGTGGCCATGCGCCACCTGGCCTCCATGAG GTACACTCCGGTAGGACGATCATTCTTCTCCCCACCTGAAGGATACTACCATCCCCTGGGTGGGGGGAGGGAAGTGTGGTTTGGTTTCCACCAGTCTGTACGCCCCGCCATGTGGAAGATGATGCTCAATATTGATG tgTCGGCCACGGCCTTCTACAAAGCCCAGCCGGTGATCGAGTTCATGTGCGAAGTCCTGGACATCCGCAACATAGACGAGCAGCCCAAGACCCTGACCGACTCGCAGAGGGTCCGCTTCACCAAGGAGATCAAAG GTCTGAAGGTGGAGGTGACCCACTGCGGTCAGATGAAGAGGAAGTACCGCGTCTGCAACGTCACGCGACGCCCCGCCAGCCACCAGAC GTTTCCCCTGCAGCTTGAGAGCGGACAGACAGTAGAATGTACGGTGGCCCAGTACTTCAAGCAGAAGTACAATCTGCAGCTCAAATATCCCCACCTGCCCTGCCTCCAGGTTGGTCAGGAGCAGAAGCACACCTACCTGCCCCTGGAG GTGTGTAACATAGTAGCAGGGCAGCGCTGCATCAAGAAACTGACAGATAATCAGACGTCCACTATGATCAAAGCCACGGCTCGCTCTGCAcctgacagacaggaggagatCAGCCGGCTG ATGAAAAATGCCAACTTTAACCTGGACCCGTACATCCAGGAGTTTGGGATCAAGGTGAAGGATGAGATGGCGGAGGTGACGGGAAGGGTGCTGCCTGCCCCCATCCTACAGTATGGAGGACGG AACCGGGCCATCGCCACGCCCAACCAGGGGGTGTGGGACATGAGGGGCAAGCAGTTCTACAACGGCATTGAGATCAAGGTGTGGGCCATCGCCTGCTTCGCCCCCCAGAAACAGTGTCGGGAGGAGGTGCTCAA GAACTTCACAGACCAGCTGCGTAAGATCTCCAAGGATGCTGGGATGCCCATCCAGGGCCAGCCGTGTTTCTGTAAATACGCCCAGGGAGCTGACAGTGTGGAGCCCATGTTCAGGCACCTGAAGAACACCTACTCTGGACTGCAGCTCATCATCGTCATCCTGCCCGGAAAGACTCCCGTCTACG CGGAGGTGAAGAGAGTGGGAGATACTCTCCTAGGAATGGCCACTCAGTGTGTCCAGGTGAAGAACGTGGTGAAGACGTCCCCCCAGACCCTCTCTAACCTCTGCCTCAAGATCAATGTCAAGCTGGGGGGAATCAACAATATCCTGGTGCCCCACCAACG GTCAGCAGTGTTCCAGGAGCCTGTCATCTTCCTGGGGGCCGATGTAACACACCCCCCTGCTGGAGATGGGAAGAAGCCCTCCATTACCGCT GTGGTAGGCAGTATGGACGCCCACCCCAGCAGGTACTGTGCCACAGTCCGTGTCCAGAGGCCCAGGCAGGAGATTATCGAAGACCTTTCTTACATGGTGCGAGAACTGCTGATCCAGTTCTACAAGTCGACCCGCTTCAAGCCCACCAGGATCATCTTCTACAGGGACGGAGTGCCTGAGGGGCAGCTACCACAG ATACTCCACTACGAGCTTCTGGCCATCAGGGATGCGTGCATCAAGCTGGAGAAGGACTACCAGCCTGGTATCACCTACATCGTGGTCCAGAAGCGCCACCACACACGCCTCTTCTGTGCCGACAAGTCTGAGAGA ATCGGGAAGAGTGGTAACATTCCTGCAGGGACCACAGTGGACACCAGCATCACTCACCCGTTTGAGTTTGACTTCTACCTTTGCAGTCACGCGGGTATACAG GGGACTAGTCGGCCCTCACATTACTATGTCCTGTGGGACGACAATCGTTTCACCGCCGACGAGCTGCAAATCCTCACTTACCAGCTGTGCCATACCTACGTGCGCTGTACCCGCTCTGTCTCCATCCCCGCGCCAGCCTACTACGCCCGCCTCGTGGCCTTCCGTGCCCGCTACCATCTGGTGGACAAGGAGCACGACAG TGGGGAGGGCAGCCATGTCTCTGGGCAGAGTAACGGTCGGGACCCCCAGGCTCTGGCCAAAGCGGTGCAGATTCACCACGACACGCTGAGGACCATGTACTTCGCCTGA